A part of Oncorhynchus clarkii lewisi isolate Uvic-CL-2024 chromosome 17, UVic_Ocla_1.0, whole genome shotgun sequence genomic DNA contains:
- the LOC139370302 gene encoding zinc finger protein 79-like, giving the protein MSSPSYTPPAKEEGVCWTEKEAPVKEEEEEEAVTVKQEVEGEAFTVKQEVEGEAVGVKEEEVDVTVEEEKQDGAALGVKEEELTVTVKEEDIFRVKEEDAVFGVKEEGEITVTWEEEEEEEEEEEEEIGDIINTSEKSTSGEPDTETPKPARRHHCSQCGKSFTKLRNLKEHERTHTGEKPFQCSQCGKSFTVLTNLKRHERIHTGEKPYQCSQCENSFAVLVNLKRHERIHTGEKPYQCSLCGKSFTQLRSLKRHERVHSGEKPYQCSHCGRSFRSSANMKEHERTHTGEKPFQCSHCGKSFTHLVSLKRHERMHTGEMPYQCSHCGKSFSQSAKLKRHKRMHTGEKPFKCSHCGKSFTQSGGLKKHEIKKKLCSLCS; this is encoded by the exons ATGAGCTCACCAAGCTACACCCCACCTGCTAAAGAAGAgggggtctgctggacggagaaagaagcccccgtaaaagaggaggaggaagaggaggctgtcacagttaaacaagaagtagagggtgaggctttTACAGTTaaacaagaagtagagggtgAAGCTGTtggagtgaaagaagaggaggtggATGTTACTGTGGAGGAAGAGAAACAAGACGGTGCCGCtttgggagtgaaagaggaggaattGACTGtcacagtgaaagaagaagatattttcagagtgaaagaggaggatgccGTCTttggagtgaaggaggagggggagattactgtcacatgggaggaggaggaggaggaggaggaggaggaggaggaagagattgGAGATAtaattaacaccagtga GAAGAGTACTTCAGGGGAACCAGACACAGAGACGCccaaaccagcaagacgacaccactgctcccagtgtggaaagagttttactaaGTTACGGAATCTAAAagagcatgagaggacacacacaggagaaaagcctttccaatgctcccagtgtggaaagagttttaccgtGTTAACTAACCTGAaaaggcatgagagaatacacactggagaaaagccttaccaatGTTCCCAATGTGAAAATAGTTTTGCCGTGTTAGTTAACCTGAAaagacatgagagaatacacacaggagaaaagccttatcaATGTTCTCTGTGTGGCAAGAGTTTTACCCAGTTAAGGTCCCTGAAAAGGCATGAGAGAGTACactctggagagaagccttatcaaTGTTCCCATTGTGGAAGGAGTTTTAGGTCGTCTGCAAACATGAAggagcatgagaggacacacacaggagaaaagcctttccaatgctcacattgtggaaagagttttacccatcTAGTGAgcctgaaaagacatgagagAATGCACACAGGGGAAATGCCCTACCAATGctcccattgtggaaagagtttttccCAATCAGCAAAACTGAAAAGACATAAGAGaatgcacactggagagaagcctttcaaatgctcccattgtggaaagagttttacccaatCAGGGGGCCTGAAAAAGCATGAGATAAAGAAGAAGCTATGTTCTTTATGTTCttga